The Gemmatimonadaceae bacterium genome includes a window with the following:
- a CDS encoding mannose-1-phosphate guanylyltransferase — translation MADTPNSSLPGQPGSPGTSSATFDELALGFLPLEQPEMEDDQALDDALWAVVFAGGIGSRFWPLSTPERPKPLLRLVGDRPLIADTLRRLHPLIPAERTLVLTSADISDAIRAAIPELPAKNMLVEPRPLGTAAALAWGAQEIINRVGPKTVFCALHADLSAQFDDEFRRAIRRAAGYAARDERALVALGARPTRPDTGFGYMLGGEELEPGLPLAKGGACRVARFVEKPGPLQAEEFIADGAMWNTGIYCWQAGAVFEALEATTQELEDGLAYLSNGKVDRFFGMVQSVSIERGLLERIDTLICVPCSFGWDDVGTWACLRRVRELDDTGNGVIGDALLVDAESNVVHTESGRVVVYGVNSLLVVSLPGVTFVTSLERAAELNALFDGLPRELRRNPTAEL, via the coding sequence ATGGCTGACACGCCGAATTCGTCCCTCCCCGGGCAGCCGGGCTCACCGGGCACGTCGAGTGCCACCTTCGACGAGCTGGCGCTCGGGTTCCTGCCGCTCGAGCAGCCGGAGATGGAGGACGACCAGGCGCTGGACGACGCGCTCTGGGCTGTGGTCTTTGCCGGCGGCATCGGGTCGCGGTTCTGGCCACTGAGCACGCCGGAGCGACCGAAGCCGCTGCTTCGGCTGGTGGGTGACCGGCCGCTGATTGCCGACACGCTCCGCCGCCTGCACCCGCTGATCCCGGCGGAGCGGACGCTGGTGCTCACGAGCGCCGACATCTCCGACGCGATCCGGGCGGCGATCCCTGAGCTGCCGGCGAAGAACATGCTGGTCGAGCCGCGTCCACTGGGCACGGCCGCCGCGCTGGCGTGGGGGGCGCAGGAGATCATCAACCGCGTGGGTCCGAAGACCGTCTTCTGCGCGCTGCATGCCGACCTGTCGGCGCAGTTCGACGACGAATTCCGGCGCGCGATCCGCCGGGCCGCCGGCTATGCGGCACGTGACGAGCGTGCGCTGGTGGCGCTCGGCGCGCGCCCGACGCGCCCGGACACCGGGTTCGGCTACATGCTGGGTGGCGAGGAGCTGGAACCGGGACTGCCGCTCGCCAAGGGAGGCGCCTGTCGCGTGGCGCGCTTCGTCGAGAAGCCCGGTCCGCTGCAGGCGGAGGAGTTCATCGCCGACGGGGCGATGTGGAACACCGGCATCTACTGCTGGCAGGCAGGCGCCGTGTTCGAGGCACTCGAGGCGACGACGCAGGAACTGGAAGACGGCCTGGCCTACCTCTCGAACGGCAAGGTGGACCGCTTCTTCGGCATGGTGCAATCGGTCTCGATCGAGCGCGGGCTGCTGGAGCGGATCGACACGCTGATCTGCGTGCCCTGCTCCTTCGGCTGGGACGACGTGGGCACCTGGGCCTGCCTGCGACGCGTGCGCGAGCTGGATGACACGGGGAACGGCGTGATCGGCGATGCGCTGCTGGTGGATGCCGAGTCGAACGTGGTGCACACCGAGTCGGGTCGCGTGGTGGTGTATGGCGTGAACTCGCTGCTGGTGGTGAGCCTGCCGGGGGTGACGTTCGTCACGTCGCTGGAGCGGGCGGCGGAGCTCAATGCGCTGTTCGACGGCCTGCCCAGGGAGCTCCGCCGGAACCCGACGGCTGAGCTGTAG